A stretch of bacterium DNA encodes these proteins:
- a CDS encoding sugar MFS transporter, with product MTGSTTMAPLPGTGSEQKYSGPFSMMTILFFMWGFMTVWNDILIPRFKEAFTLNYFQAMLVQFAFFGAYTIGALIYYTISITSGDPINRLGYKNGVVIGLVVSALGSALFYPAALMLSYTFFLVALFIVGLGFAMLQIAANPYVTILGPERTASSRLNLSQGFNSLGTTIGPVIGGYLIFKVFNHPGIHGADAVKTPYLCFAAVFLVLAVIFKFIHLPNFSNAEQVTRGAGALQHPHTVLGMIAILMYVGGEVAVGSAIINFLGTPRLGSLPHEAASRYLSFYWGGLMIGRFMGAFALSDMEKRKKNLLVAGIPVLAFFVILGLSGWHEALHYGLFLLILIGAFYLGENSAHRMLALFSGVIIVLLLTGMTTSGTTAQWTILAVGLFCSVMWSNIFSLAIEGLGAFKSQASSLLVMMILGGALLPPLQGWVADRAGIQFSFIVPMVAFSYIAFYGLYGWRAGRNLKA from the coding sequence ATGACCGGCAGCACCACCATGGCGCCACTCCCAGGGACGGGAAGCGAACAAAAATACAGCGGTCCTTTCTCGATGATGACCATCCTCTTCTTCATGTGGGGGTTCATGACTGTTTGGAATGACATTCTCATTCCGCGATTCAAGGAGGCCTTCACCCTCAATTATTTCCAGGCCATGCTGGTTCAGTTCGCTTTTTTCGGTGCCTATACCATTGGTGCCCTGATTTACTATACCATTTCGATCACTTCGGGTGATCCGATCAATCGCCTCGGCTATAAAAACGGTGTCGTAATCGGCCTGGTCGTCTCCGCTTTGGGCAGTGCTCTCTTTTATCCCGCCGCGTTGATGCTCTCCTACACCTTTTTCCTGGTCGCCCTTTTCATCGTTGGGCTGGGATTTGCCATGTTGCAGATTGCCGCCAATCCCTATGTGACCATTCTCGGCCCGGAACGCACGGCCTCCAGCCGCCTCAATCTTTCTCAGGGATTCAATTCCCTGGGCACCACCATTGGACCGGTCATCGGCGGCTATCTCATCTTCAAGGTCTTCAATCACCCCGGCATCCATGGCGCCGACGCCGTCAAGACCCCCTATCTCTGCTTTGCGGCGGTTTTCCTTGTGCTGGCGGTTATCTTTAAATTCATCCACCTGCCCAATTTTTCCAACGCCGAGCAGGTTACCCGCGGCGCCGGCGCCCTCCAACACCCGCATACTGTCCTCGGTATGATCGCCATCTTGATGTACGTCGGAGGTGAAGTCGCAGTCGGCAGCGCCATTATCAACTTCCTCGGCACGCCCAGGCTAGGGAGTCTGCCGCATGAGGCCGCCAGCCGCTACCTCTCTTTCTATTGGGGCGGGCTGATGATCGGGCGTTTCATGGGCGCCTTTGCCCTCAGCGACATGGAGAAGCGCAAGAAAAATCTCCTCGTTGCCGGCATCCCCGTCCTTGCCTTTTTCGTGATCCTGGGCCTTTCCGGATGGCATGAAGCCCTGCACTATGGATTGTTTCTTCTCATCCTCATCGGCGCCTTCTATCTGGGCGAGAACAGCGCCCACCGCATGCTGGCCCTTTTCAGCGGGGTGATCATCGTCCTGCTGCTAACCGGCATGACCACCAGCGGTACCACGGCTCAATGGACCATACTCGCTGTTGGCCTCTTCTGCTCGGTGATGTGGTCGAACATTTTTTCGCTGGCCATTGAGGGACTCGGCGCCTTCAAGAGCCAGGCCTCATCCCTGCTGGTGATGATGATTTTGGGGGGAGCGTTGCTGCCGCCGCTGCAGGGCTGGGTCGCGGATCGGGCCGGGATCCAGTTCTCCTTCATCGTGCCGATGGTAGCCTTTTCCTATATCGCCTTTTACGGTTTGTACGGCTGGCGTGCGGGGCGCAACCTCAAGGCTTAG
- a CDS encoding Gfo/Idh/MocA family oxidoreductase → MVKKALGVGFIGGGFVAQFHIRSWVGVRNADINGIVAKTTAEAEQAAALIRTLDLGEGKIYKNITEMVADPGIDAIWICAPNFTRVEIMEEIAHAVLSGRGKLIGVACEKPLGRNVREAQAMVDLAKKAGLLDGYLENQIFSPTVIRGREIVWKRGASATGRPYLARASEEHAGPHMPWFWEGELQGGGVLNDMMCHSVETARYLLTPPGAPRNVLIPKKVTAYTNCLKWQRPPYARHLAEYSQGKLDYTNRPSEDFARSLIEYHDQDGHQVVVETTTSWCFVGAGLRLSMELLGPEYSMQVNTLDTGLKVFFSREVAGRSGEDLVEKQNAEMGLMPVVANEGNEYGYDIEDRHMVEAFLAGKRPEETFEDGLEVTKLLMTAYMSAEQEKVIPFPPPGISEYIPPVARGQWNPGKK, encoded by the coding sequence ATGGTAAAAAAAGCACTGGGGGTTGGTTTTATCGGTGGCGGATTTGTGGCGCAGTTTCACATCCGCTCCTGGGTGGGCGTGCGCAACGCCGATATCAACGGCATCGTCGCCAAGACGACCGCTGAAGCCGAACAGGCGGCGGCCCTGATCCGGACCCTCGACCTGGGGGAGGGCAAAATCTACAAGAATATCACAGAAATGGTGGCCGATCCCGGCATCGATGCCATCTGGATCTGCGCCCCCAACTTCACCCGGGTCGAGATCATGGAGGAGATTGCCCATGCGGTCCTCAGCGGCCGCGGCAAGCTGATCGGGGTTGCCTGCGAAAAACCGCTGGGCCGAAACGTGCGCGAGGCTCAGGCGATGGTCGACTTGGCGAAAAAAGCAGGCCTGCTGGACGGTTATCTTGAGAATCAGATCTTTTCGCCCACGGTCATTCGCGGCCGCGAGATCGTCTGGAAGCGCGGCGCATCGGCCACCGGCCGTCCGTATCTCGCCCGCGCCTCGGAGGAACATGCCGGACCACACATGCCCTGGTTCTGGGAGGGCGAGTTGCAAGGCGGCGGCGTACTCAATGACATGATGTGCCACTCGGTCGAGACCGCCCGCTATCTGCTCACGCCGCCGGGGGCCCCGCGCAACGTCCTCATCCCCAAAAAAGTGACCGCCTATACCAACTGTCTCAAATGGCAGCGGCCGCCCTATGCTCGCCACCTGGCCGAGTATAGCCAGGGCAAGCTTGATTATACCAACCGGCCTTCCGAGGATTTCGCCCGTTCCCTGATCGAATACCATGATCAGGATGGGCACCAGGTCGTCGTGGAAACCACCACGTCGTGGTGTTTCGTCGGCGCCGGCCTGCGCCTCTCAATGGAACTCCTCGGTCCCGAATACTCCATGCAGGTCAACACCCTCGATACCGGCCTCAAAGTCTTTTTCAGCCGTGAGGTAGCGGGCCGATCGGGCGAGGATTTGGTCGAGAAACAGAACGCCGAGATGGGGCTGATGCCGGTGGTCGCAAACGAAGGGAATGAGTACGGCTATGATATCGAGGACCGCCACATGGTCGAGGCTTTCCTGGCAGGAAAGCGCCCGGAGGAGACCTTTGAGGACGGCCTCGAGGTGACCAAGCTGCTGATGACGGCCTACATGAGCGCCGAGCAGGAAAAAGTCATCCCCTTCCCGCCGCCGGGCATCAGTGAATACATCCCCCCTGTCGCCCGCGGCCAATGGAACCCGGGCAAAAAGTAA
- a CDS encoding T9SS type A sorting domain-containing protein, whose translation MTDGKYLSTATIGQGLSGQEQDQYHILHSGFWAQANIRTHVLEEMEQPSAFSLEQNYPNPFNASTTIIFAIPVRSKVNISVFDVLGRDVIHLVEQDYPAGVYRTIWDARMLAAGIYFYQLKTEQFTSVKKALLLR comes from the coding sequence ATGACTGATGGAAAATATCTTTCGACGGCGACAATTGGACAGGGGCTGAGCGGACAAGAGCAGGATCAATACCATATCCTGCATTCCGGTTTTTGGGCACAAGCTAATATCCGCACACACGTATTGGAGGAAATGGAGCAGCCAAGTGCGTTCAGCCTTGAACAGAATTATCCCAATCCCTTCAATGCCTCCACAACCATTATCTTTGCCATTCCTGTAAGAAGCAAAGTGAATATTAGTGTTTTTGATGTGCTAGGGCGGGATGTAATCCACCTTGTCGAGCAGGATTACCCCGCTGGGGTGTATCGAACCATCTGGGATGCCCGGATGCTGGCGGCGGGCATTTATTTTTATCAGTTGAAAACAGAGCAATTCACCTCTGTGAAAAAAGCCCTGCTACTCAGATAA
- a CDS encoding DUF1080 domain-containing protein: protein MTRPFWMLFLPLLLSVTLPLFAQEECGVYKEVRIKKFKISMQTYTFRKFTFAEALEKTRELGIRYVEAYPGQRLSKDLPEKAIFAHTMTDEQMAWAKKELEKNSLTLVAYGVVHFDSTEQSMRQVFDFARKMGIQVINTEPDFQDWKPLERMVQEYNIKVAIHNHPLPSRFALPTTVLAKVKGLDQRIGSGMDTAHWMRSGWEPIKAMQLLRGRIVHAHLKDLDLFNDPQKAKDVPFGSGKANIHDILAEFTLQDYDGYLSIEHEREDESANPSPNIAKGLEYIKSITYFQDYQQLLPRWEGNYSKHGWNHYGPGYFLLDEKRGELTGQGGMGLLWYSAKKYRDFILELDYKCDEVFTNSGVFLRVPEMPVSDDYIYHSFEIQIDDAGTGIHQTGAVYDAEAPKALPFKEPGQWNHYKISFVGSRITVELNGILVNDWKAEPRGKIKSFASEGYIGLQNHDSRAPIHFRNIFVKEL, encoded by the coding sequence ATGACACGACCTTTCTGGATGCTATTCCTTCCCCTGCTGTTATCGGTCACCCTCCCCCTCTTCGCACAGGAGGAATGCGGCGTTTACAAAGAGGTCCGCATCAAAAAATTTAAAATCTCGATGCAGACCTACACCTTCCGCAAGTTCACCTTCGCTGAGGCGCTCGAAAAAACCCGCGAACTGGGCATCCGGTACGTTGAGGCTTACCCGGGGCAGCGCTTGAGCAAGGATCTGCCCGAGAAAGCGATCTTTGCACATACCATGACCGATGAGCAGATGGCCTGGGCCAAAAAGGAACTTGAGAAGAACAGCTTGACCCTGGTGGCCTACGGCGTGGTCCACTTTGACAGTACCGAACAGTCCATGCGCCAGGTTTTCGATTTTGCCCGCAAGATGGGCATCCAGGTGATCAATACCGAGCCGGACTTCCAGGACTGGAAGCCTCTTGAAAGGATGGTGCAGGAATACAATATCAAGGTTGCGATCCACAACCATCCGCTGCCGAGCCGCTTCGCCCTGCCGACCACGGTCCTCGCCAAGGTCAAGGGACTCGACCAGCGCATCGGTTCGGGCATGGACACCGCGCACTGGATGCGCTCCGGCTGGGAGCCGATCAAAGCGATGCAGCTCTTGCGCGGACGCATCGTCCATGCCCACCTCAAGGATCTCGATCTTTTCAACGATCCCCAAAAAGCCAAGGACGTCCCCTTCGGCAGCGGCAAAGCCAATATCCACGACATCCTGGCTGAGTTCACCCTGCAGGATTATGACGGCTACCTCTCCATTGAGCATGAGCGCGAGGACGAATCCGCCAACCCCTCCCCCAATATCGCCAAGGGGTTGGAGTATATCAAGAGCATCACCTACTTCCAGGACTATCAGCAGCTGCTGCCTCGCTGGGAGGGCAACTATTCCAAGCACGGCTGGAACCATTATGGGCCCGGCTATTTCCTGCTGGATGAGAAGCGCGGCGAGCTGACCGGACAGGGTGGTATGGGCCTGCTTTGGTACAGTGCGAAAAAGTACCGCGATTTTATTCTCGAGCTGGATTACAAATGCGACGAGGTCTTTACCAATTCGGGCGTCTTTTTACGTGTCCCCGAGATGCCGGTCAGCGACGACTACATATACCATTCCTTTGAAATCCAGATCGACGATGCCGGAACCGGGATTCACCAGACGGGTGCGGTCTATGACGCGGAAGCGCCCAAGGCGTTGCCCTTCAAGGAGCCCGGCCAGTGGAACCACTACAAGATCAGCTTTGTTGGCAGTCGGATCACGGTCGAGCTTAACGGCATACTGGTGAATGACTGGAAGGCCGAGCCGCGCGGCAAGATCAAATCCTTTGCATCGGAAGGCTATATCGGTTTGCAGAACCACGACAGCCGCGCGCCGATCCATTTTAGGAATATTTTTGTCAAGGAATTATAG
- a CDS encoding glycosyltransferase, translating to MSGHADGANSVDLSIIIPVWNERRKIGSDIRAAAEFCQRHGRRAEILVADDGSNDGTAEAAEACAPLAGCELRVLPLSPHRGKGHAVRQGMIASRGRLILFMDSGGCIAWEEIQRGIHLIESGACRIAHASRRLPGSRILRPQSLPRRVCAFLFRHLLARLLGLPRTLTDTQAGLKLYAGETGRWLYAACSTDGFLFDAEIILRAQQVGLVIREFPVSWRADPDSRLRLHRQPFSLLRDAIRLKIRLHREFAARPH from the coding sequence ATGTCCGGTCACGCGGATGGCGCCAACAGCGTCGATCTTTCGATCATCATCCCGGTCTGGAACGAACGTCGAAAGATCGGCAGCGACATCCGCGCGGCCGCAGAGTTTTGCCAACGTCACGGCCGCCGGGCTGAAATCCTGGTGGCCGATGACGGCAGCAACGACGGTACGGCTGAGGCCGCCGAGGCCTGTGCCCCCCTGGCGGGGTGCGAGTTGCGTGTGCTGCCTCTTTCCCCGCACCGTGGCAAGGGGCATGCGGTGCGCCAGGGGATGATCGCATCCCGCGGCCGGCTGATACTCTTCATGGACAGCGGTGGATGCATAGCCTGGGAGGAGATCCAGCGCGGCATCCACCTCATTGAATCGGGCGCCTGCCGTATCGCCCACGCCTCGCGGCGCCTGCCTGGCAGCCGTATTCTCCGTCCGCAAAGCCTCCCCCGCCGCGTTTGCGCTTTTCTTTTCCGTCATCTGCTCGCCCGCCTGCTCGGTCTGCCACGTACCCTGACCGACACGCAGGCGGGGCTCAAACTCTATGCCGGCGAGACCGGCCGCTGGCTCTACGCAGCGTGCAGCACAGATGGATTCCTCTTCGATGCCGAGATCATCCTGCGCGCACAGCAGGTCGGGCTGGTTATCCGCGAATTCCCGGTGAGCTGGCGCGCTGATCCCGACAGCCGCCTGCGGCTGCACCGTCAACCTTTCAGCCTGCTCCGCGATGCCATCCGCCTCAAAATCCGGCTGCACCGGGAATTTGCAGCCCGGCCGCACTAA
- a CDS encoding FAD:protein FMN transferase, whose translation MDNKFLHFSSKAMATEFVLCMHHRDAIYAGQAAWEAFRLLEQIEAELSRYDPNSDIARLNALALGEALPLGEHTFACLSQANDLCAASRGAFDVTVGVLKDLWLPEFTIRGKIGRRIKALLMPTGMNHLHLSETGMTVRKDAMVQVDLGAIGKGYAVDRMVERLQEWEIRNFLLHGGTSSVAARGHAPGRSGWPVTLHHPLNRVKVLAQFDLIDRAMGASGVEKGRHIIDPRTRKPATGTLAAWVTAPAAAVADAFSTAFMVMAHATALKCIANTSGIGLLLLSRTDDGRSVIRHNFPLES comes from the coding sequence ATGGACAACAAATTTCTCCATTTCTCCAGCAAGGCGATGGCGACCGAATTCGTCCTATGCATGCACCATAGGGATGCCATATATGCCGGGCAAGCGGCTTGGGAAGCCTTCCGTTTGCTCGAACAGATCGAAGCGGAGCTGAGCCGCTATGATCCCAACAGCGATATTGCGCGCCTTAACGCCCTGGCGCTGGGAGAAGCCCTGCCGCTCGGCGAGCACACTTTCGCATGCCTCAGTCAGGCCAATGACCTTTGTGCTGCCTCCCGCGGAGCCTTCGATGTCACCGTGGGGGTGCTCAAGGATCTGTGGCTTCCGGAGTTCACCATAAGGGGAAAAATCGGCCGCAGAATAAAAGCGCTGTTGATGCCGACAGGGATGAATCACCTCCATCTCTCTGAAACAGGGATGACCGTGCGCAAAGATGCAATGGTTCAGGTTGATCTTGGCGCCATCGGCAAAGGGTATGCTGTCGATCGGATGGTCGAGCGTCTGCAAGAGTGGGAGATAAGGAATTTTCTTCTTCACGGCGGGACCAGTTCGGTGGCAGCTCGCGGTCATGCGCCGGGACGTTCCGGTTGGCCGGTGACTCTGCATCATCCCCTGAACCGGGTGAAGGTTCTGGCGCAGTTCGACCTCATTGATAGAGCGATGGGAGCTTCAGGCGTCGAAAAGGGACGGCATATCATCGACCCCCGCACGAGAAAGCCGGCCACTGGCACCCTGGCTGCCTGGGTGACTGCCCCTGCTGCGGCAGTTGCCGATGCCTTCTCCACGGCCTTTATGGTAATGGCCCATGCTACTGCCCTGAAGTGTATCGCCAATACCTCTGGCATCGGCCTGTTGTTGCTCTCCCGCACGGACGACGGCCGAAGTGTCATCCGGCATAATTTCCCATTAGAATCCTGA
- a CDS encoding C45 family autoproteolytic acyltransferase/hydrolase, giving the protein MISIPARLTHPASWLLLAAAVSIIPALPDPSVIAAVQNLAPQNAGFEQALPQGIPGWHPDSLSRTACSLESANGHSGAGSLCIRHATPRQSAIYSDPLSLEVGKLYRLSGWIRTERALTDSAQHYPTPVPACLRISSMPITSYSRPVGGDQGWQRSEAIFFASQASDRIELHLGYRGGASGTAWFDDIEVTPVDDITEFVPAERIRRHGKAFRFEEQGWTFLHIEGAAYPRGFQYGTLVAQEIKTFINKLAISRNKDNPAMAWRDLRSQVDLLFLRKYKTEFLEEMQGIADGAKKEGVTLFDRPIELLDIVTINSYVDLSYAYDAVRTTPHALSGQRFKGPEDQLDLPERLHKCSSFLANGSATEDHRIVFGQLFMWNGYMGPEWDLIVDLVPEKGQRLVYETFPGGIHSGADFYINESGIMIGETTVSQTPWNPEGTPQSNRIRLAAQYARSIDDVVKLLTTHNNGMYTNDWLIGDCKNDEIAVYCLGTNTAKLWRSSRNEFYDGQKDWYWSDNNPKSLDIRKEYIANPDNAPFDLGFRPWDRDMAFFRFYEANRGRINARVGMELIGSSPTNRPHACDGKITTSAMAEKMMFMAHYGKVTYREQFINENGRIPDLPMAIPRLSLGYTTFAPLTLTRMIADLQRPLAPAPAPSVLETAEVDSFYQFPTDLLWANTVYPASPAENWLVSGTAAYWQMLNALPKDGGKARTQLCNDLAELNCRLLYTQSREGTLAPVQARENYHQTKYYYIPRSRGTFLLHQLRLQLGNLKFSALMNRLHDAHAKKEITNARFIEMAREAGGPAAVEVIEQWIQREDLPDLMPSCRVTGTDSLWHLTLRVEQKGRPFLLIGTVRIRTSGKTFWKKIELREAQQEWDWPLSGKPVEVILNAGNDFPMENDRFYTFSNFYDDWDHSLVVYGTTRQIEANHTLALRFAKAAADRITETTLPVRKDCEFSVEDFRDHDVILLGGPDDNECTKRIGERCGLELGNGLFQWQGKTYTATNEGLAVVLSNPYNPQRMVTLLAANSALQLYQMAKALPRFPQWALFREDQIVEKGYHELGITAKLE; this is encoded by the coding sequence ATGATTTCGATTCCAGCCCGCCTGACGCATCCCGCATCGTGGCTTTTGTTGGCCGCAGCCGTGTCCATCATACCCGCCCTGCCCGATCCGTCTGTAATCGCCGCTGTCCAGAACCTGGCACCCCAGAACGCCGGCTTTGAGCAAGCGCTGCCGCAGGGCATCCCCGGATGGCATCCCGATTCGCTCTCACGGACGGCTTGCAGCCTCGAGTCCGCAAATGGCCACAGCGGAGCGGGCAGCCTCTGCATCCGCCATGCAACCCCGCGCCAGTCGGCCATCTATTCCGATCCCCTGAGTCTCGAGGTGGGCAAACTCTACCGCCTGAGCGGCTGGATCCGGACCGAACGGGCCTTGACCGACTCCGCGCAACACTATCCGACGCCGGTACCGGCTTGCCTGCGCATCTCCTCCATGCCGATCACGTCGTACTCCCGTCCTGTGGGCGGCGACCAGGGCTGGCAGCGCAGTGAGGCCATCTTCTTTGCCTCCCAGGCTAGCGACCGCATCGAGCTACACCTCGGCTACCGCGGAGGCGCAAGCGGCACAGCCTGGTTCGACGATATCGAAGTTACGCCGGTCGATGATATCACCGAGTTCGTCCCCGCCGAACGCATCCGTCGGCATGGCAAAGCCTTCCGCTTCGAAGAGCAGGGATGGACGTTCCTGCATATCGAAGGAGCGGCCTACCCGCGCGGTTTTCAATACGGCACGCTCGTCGCCCAGGAGATCAAGACCTTCATCAACAAGCTGGCCATCAGCCGCAACAAGGACAACCCCGCTATGGCCTGGCGCGATCTGCGCAGCCAGGTTGATCTGCTCTTCCTGCGCAAATATAAGACGGAATTCCTCGAAGAGATGCAGGGCATCGCCGACGGCGCAAAAAAGGAGGGTGTGACGCTGTTCGACCGCCCCATCGAACTGCTCGACATCGTCACCATCAACTCCTATGTTGACCTCTCGTACGCCTACGATGCCGTGCGCACGACCCCGCACGCGCTCAGCGGACAGCGTTTCAAGGGCCCGGAAGACCAACTCGATCTTCCGGAACGGCTTCACAAGTGCTCCTCATTCCTGGCCAACGGTTCGGCGACCGAGGACCACCGCATCGTCTTCGGGCAGCTCTTCATGTGGAACGGCTATATGGGGCCGGAATGGGATCTCATCGTCGATCTGGTGCCGGAAAAAGGGCAGCGGCTGGTTTACGAGACTTTCCCGGGCGGGATCCATTCCGGCGCCGACTTTTATATCAACGAGAGCGGCATCATGATCGGCGAGACCACTGTCAGCCAAACGCCATGGAATCCGGAGGGCACTCCGCAGTCCAATCGTATCCGCCTGGCCGCGCAATATGCGCGTTCGATTGACGATGTGGTCAAGCTGCTTACCACGCACAACAACGGCATGTATACCAATGACTGGCTCATTGGCGATTGCAAGAACGACGAGATCGCCGTCTACTGCCTTGGCACCAACACCGCCAAACTCTGGCGCAGCAGCAGGAATGAGTTCTACGATGGACAGAAGGACTGGTACTGGAGCGACAACAATCCCAAATCTCTCGACATCCGCAAAGAGTACATCGCCAATCCCGACAACGCCCCCTTCGATCTCGGCTTTCGCCCCTGGGACCGCGATATGGCGTTTTTCCGCTTCTACGAGGCCAACCGCGGCCGGATCAATGCCCGTGTCGGCATGGAGTTGATCGGCTCCTCCCCCACCAACCGGCCCCATGCCTGCGATGGCAAGATCACCACCTCGGCGATGGCCGAAAAGATGATGTTCATGGCCCATTATGGCAAAGTGACCTACCGCGAGCAGTTCATCAACGAGAACGGGCGCATCCCCGATCTACCGATGGCCATCCCGCGCCTCAGCCTGGGATATACCACCTTCGCACCCTTGACCCTGACGCGCATGATCGCGGATCTGCAGCGCCCGCTTGCCCCCGCGCCGGCCCCATCGGTCCTGGAAACGGCTGAAGTCGACTCCTTCTACCAGTTCCCTACCGATCTGCTCTGGGCCAATACAGTCTATCCCGCTTCGCCGGCCGAGAACTGGCTTGTCAGCGGCACTGCGGCCTACTGGCAGATGCTCAACGCCCTGCCGAAGGATGGCGGCAAGGCGCGTACCCAGTTGTGCAACGATCTCGCGGAGCTCAACTGCCGCCTCCTCTATACCCAATCGCGCGAAGGGACCCTGGCGCCGGTTCAGGCCCGGGAAAACTATCATCAAACCAAATATTACTACATTCCGCGCAGCCGCGGGACGTTCTTGCTGCATCAGCTGCGTCTACAGTTGGGCAACCTGAAATTCTCAGCACTTATGAACCGTCTGCATGACGCTCACGCCAAAAAGGAGATCACCAACGCCCGGTTCATCGAAATGGCCCGGGAAGCGGGCGGTCCGGCCGCGGTGGAGGTGATCGAGCAGTGGATCCAGCGTGAAGACCTCCCCGATCTGATGCCCTCCTGCCGGGTTACAGGAACCGACAGCCTCTGGCATCTGACCCTGCGGGTGGAGCAAAAAGGCCGTCCGTTTCTGCTGATCGGTACGGTGCGTATCCGCACGTCCGGGAAGACCTTCTGGAAAAAGATCGAGTTGCGCGAGGCACAGCAGGAGTGGGATTGGCCGCTTTCCGGGAAGCCTGTGGAGGTGATCCTCAACGCCGGCAATGATTTTCCCATGGAAAACGACCGTTTCTACACCTTCAGTAATTTCTACGACGACTGGGACCATAGTCTGGTCGTCTATGGCACGACGCGCCAGATCGAGGCCAACCATACCCTCGCCCTGCGCTTCGCCAAAGCGGCTGCCGACCGCATCACCGAGACCACCCTGCCGGTGCGCAAGGATTGCGAATTCTCTGTGGAAGATTTCAGGGATCATGATGTCATTTTGCTGGGCGGGCCTGACGACAATGAGTGTACTAAACGGATCGGTGAGAGATGCGGGCTGGAGCTAGGTAATGGCCTTTTCCAATGGCAAGGCAAGACCTACACGGCCACGAATGAAGGCTTGGCTGTGGTGCTGTCCAATCCCTACAATCCACAGCGCATGGTAACCCTTCTGGCGGCCAACAGTGCCCTGCAGCTCTACCAGATGGCGAAGGCACTGCCGCGCTTTCCGCAGTGGGCGCTCTTCCGGGAGGATCAGATCGTTGAAAAAGGGTATCATGAACTCGGGATAACGGCAAAGCTTGAATAA
- a CDS encoding MFS transporter, whose translation MSVKMRLGIMMFLQYAIWGAWSPVLSAYLEKTLHFNGIQIGVIYSLLPLATIIAPFIGGQFADRYFSSEKLIAILQLIGGALLIYISRLTDYSVMMWLFFLYSLLYAPTMALTNSIAFINMKNSEKEFGQVRVWGTIGWIFAGLLLSGWRYLGSAPGADTLLLAGIFSLIMGVQSFTLPHTPPQKNAAKPWAFLEALKMLKDRNVLIFTIIAFVVATELMFYYVLTAPFLESPVIGVAKQNTPMVMVIAQAAEILVLAFMLPWALPKYGIRTVLTIGILAWPLRYIIFAIGSPSWLVIASLALHGFCFVFFFAAAFIYFDTIAPSDIRNSAQSFITLVTYGLGNYVGSLFAGWIKSLFTSPEGLTNWTHVFLVPCALTILCAIAFLAFFKVDSRKQKTQAIEA comes from the coding sequence ATGAGCGTCAAGATGCGTCTGGGGATCATGATGTTTTTGCAGTACGCCATTTGGGGAGCGTGGTCGCCGGTGCTCTCCGCTTATCTGGAGAAAACCCTTCATTTCAACGGAATACAGATCGGCGTCATCTACAGTCTGCTGCCGCTGGCGACCATCATTGCGCCTTTCATCGGCGGGCAGTTTGCGGATCGCTATTTTTCGAGCGAAAAGCTCATCGCCATCTTACAGTTGATCGGTGGTGCGTTGTTGATCTACATTTCACGGTTGACCGACTACTCTGTCATGATGTGGCTGTTCTTCCTCTACTCTCTGCTGTACGCGCCTACCATGGCCCTGACCAACTCCATTGCCTTTATCAACATGAAAAACTCCGAGAAGGAATTCGGCCAGGTGCGGGTCTGGGGGACCATCGGCTGGATCTTCGCCGGACTGCTGCTTTCTGGCTGGCGCTACCTGGGGAGCGCACCCGGTGCAGATACCTTGCTGCTGGCCGGCATCTTTTCGCTGATCATGGGTGTTCAGTCTTTCACCCTGCCGCATACGCCGCCGCAGAAGAACGCAGCCAAACCCTGGGCTTTTCTCGAAGCGCTCAAGATGCTCAAGGACCGCAATGTCCTGATCTTCACCATCATCGCGTTCGTTGTCGCGACCGAGTTGATGTTCTACTATGTTTTGACCGCCCCCTTCCTGGAATCACCGGTCATCGGCGTCGCCAAGCAAAATACGCCCATGGTGATGGTCATCGCCCAGGCCGCCGAGATTCTGGTGCTGGCTTTCATGCTGCCCTGGGCGCTGCCCAAATACGGCATCCGAACGGTGTTGACCATCGGCATTCTCGCCTGGCCGTTGCGTTATATCATCTTCGCGATCGGTTCGCCCTCCTGGCTGGTGATCGCCTCCCTCGCTCTGCATGGTTTTTGTTTCGTTTTTTTCTTCGCCGCTGCTTTTATCTACTTTGACACCATCGCCCCGAGTGATATCCGCAATTCGGCTCAGAGCTTCATCACGCTGGTAACCTACGGCCTCGGCAACTATGTGGGCAGCCTTTTTGCCGGCTGGATCAAATCCCTCTTCACGAGCCCCGAAGGCTTGACCAACTGGACCCATGTTTTCCTGGTGCCCTGCGCCCTGACCATCCTTTGCGCTATCGCCTTCCTGGCCTTTTTTAAGGTGGACAGCCGCAAGCAGAAAACGCAAGCGATCGAGGCTTGA